In Chloroflexota bacterium, one genomic interval encodes:
- a CDS encoding sulfite oxidase encodes MNTCKCSKAESDRDRSETLSAQPEGKGLVTIEEEPIIGETPQAILKSWLTPNPLFYIRNHYTIPEGVSDWELTLDGNVEDALSITLQDFHSFPIQTLPITLECAGNNRSDLEPTVPGNPFQNGAVSTAIWAGAPLRHLLERAGVNEGSVEVLFEGFDSGEPAPGESHQPYLRSLPIDVAMHPDTLLAYEMNGEPLSREHGYPVRLIVPGWYGMASVKWLKRITVLQERFVGFFQTDRYIIEGDDGETVPVAQMHVKSLISWPAEHMHLPAKPHMVNGMAWSGFAHIAKVEVSDDGGETWHPADLVGPRYRYSWQQWNFAWTPKARGKYTLVARATDEDGNEQPLETRWNSLGYIINGVRPVCIEVE; translated from the coding sequence ATGAATACCTGCAAGTGTAGCAAGGCTGAGTCCGACAGGGATAGGAGCGAAACCCTGAGTGCTCAGCCTGAAGGTAAGGGTCTCGTTACTATCGAAGAAGAGCCGATTATCGGTGAGACCCCGCAGGCCATATTGAAAAGCTGGCTAACCCCAAACCCCCTCTTCTACATCCGCAATCACTACACTATTCCTGAGGGTGTTTCCGACTGGGAACTAACCCTTGACGGAAATGTGGAAGACGCGCTGTCTATCACGCTGCAAGACTTCCACAGCTTCCCCATCCAGACGCTGCCCATCACGCTAGAGTGCGCTGGCAACAACCGCAGCGACCTCGAACCCACAGTGCCGGGCAACCCCTTCCAGAACGGCGCAGTGAGTACCGCGATATGGGCGGGCGCTCCACTTCGACATCTGCTCGAACGCGCCGGCGTCAATGAAGGCTCGGTCGAAGTGCTGTTCGAAGGCTTCGACTCCGGCGAACCCGCGCCGGGCGAAAGCCATCAGCCATACTTGCGCAGTCTGCCTATCGATGTGGCGATGCACCCGGATACGCTGCTCGCCTACGAGATGAACGGAGAACCGTTGTCGAGAGAACACGGCTATCCTGTGCGTCTCATCGTGCCGGGCTGGTACGGTATGGCATCGGTCAAGTGGCTGAAGCGCATCACCGTGCTGCAGGAAAGATTTGTCGGCTTCTTCCAGACCGACCGCTACATCATCGAAGGCGACGACGGCGAGACCGTGCCGGTCGCGCAGATGCATGTTAAGTCGCTCATCAGCTGGCCTGCGGAACACATGCATCTGCCTGCCAAGCCTCACATGGTTAACGGCATGGCGTGGTCAGGCTTCGCCCACATCGCCAAAGTCGAGGTCAGCGACGACGGCGGCGAGACATGGCATCCGGCAGACCTCGTAGGACCACGTTACCGCTACTCGTGGCAGCAGTGGAACTTCGCGTGGACGCCGAAAGCCAGGGGCAAATACACGCTGGTTGCCAGAGCGACCGACGAAGACGGCAACGAGCAGCCGCTCGAAACGCGTTGGAACAGTCTTGGCTACATCATCAACGGCGTGCGCCCCGTTTGCATTGAGGTGGAATGA
- a CDS encoding chlorite dismutase family protein translates to MAESSRRQFVKYSFFKVDPEWRRLPEELRFESKRNFAQAVTEISEEMFTRSFSLVGMRGDSDFFLQQAADTLEEIQDSAVRLWSTDLGAYLTQPHSYLAMTRLSEYVGKGKHEHEGQEGTGTRLRPVDAKYFIVYPFLKTREWYLLPQEERQNIMTGHISVGHKYPSVKINTTYSFGLDDQEFVVGFETDNPGDFLDLVMDLRTTRSSLYTLRDTPIFTGIHKTIEDTLDDLGGRP, encoded by the coding sequence ATGGCAGAATCAAGCCGCAGGCAGTTCGTAAAGTACAGTTTCTTCAAGGTTGACCCGGAGTGGCGTCGGTTGCCCGAAGAACTTCGATTCGAGAGCAAGCGAAACTTCGCGCAAGCCGTTACGGAAATCTCCGAGGAGATGTTCACGCGCTCATTCAGCCTCGTGGGAATGCGCGGCGACTCCGACTTCTTCCTCCAGCAGGCAGCCGACACGCTGGAAGAGATCCAAGACTCCGCCGTTCGCCTGTGGTCCACCGATCTCGGCGCATATCTCACGCAGCCGCATTCCTATCTCGCAATGACGCGCCTATCCGAGTATGTCGGCAAGGGAAAGCACGAACATGAGGGACAGGAGGGAACGGGCACTCGGCTTCGCCCGGTGGACGCCAAATACTTCATTGTTTATCCATTTCTCAAGACACGGGAGTGGTATCTGCTTCCGCAGGAAGAGCGCCAGAACATCATGACCGGGCACATTAGCGTGGGGCACAAGTACCCGTCCGTCAAAATTAACACCACCTATTCTTTCGGTCTCGATGACCAGGAATTCGTTGTTGGCTTTGAGACGGACAACCCGGGCGACTTCCTCGACTTGGTTATGGACCTGCGGACAACCAGAAGCAGCCTGTACACGCTGCGCGACACGCCTATTTTCACGGGCATCCACAAGACGATTGAGGACACGCTGGACGATTTGGGTGGGCGACCGTAG